A part of Cannabis sativa cultivar Pink pepper isolate KNU-18-1 chromosome 6, ASM2916894v1, whole genome shotgun sequence genomic DNA contains:
- the LOC115724893 gene encoding uncharacterized protein LOC115724893: protein MAKGSRGRQRISSRQFRSAPYHLRFDQDIMEDFPAKNCSKIVEKKDWEDVTCSVCMEFPHNAVLLLCSSHDKGCRPYMCGTSCRYSNCLDQYKKAYTKVISSGRSIHGSVDNPIVIQDSSPGIENSEITELACPLCRGQVKGWTVVEPAREYLNAKQRSCMQDDCSFLGNYKELRRHVRAEHPSARPREVDPALEQKWRRLERERERNDVMSTITSTMPGAMFFGDYVIEGNNYGFDSDEEGGVDAGAAERNEGYEMGFDSNLVNVFLLLHAFGPSGGDEFNRRMPQPRLPFHETANGNAVGIRHTTPVGGAESSDQDDDNDDSNDEGGGGGGGDMSLANRLRRQGRVLLGRSGRRRRRRYINGGLR, encoded by the coding sequence ATGGCAAAAGGCAGCAGGGGACGTCAGAGGATCAGTTCACGGCAATTCAGATCAGCTCCCTACCATCTGCGCTTTGATCAGGATATCATGGAGGATTTCCCTGCCAAGAATTGTTCCAAAATTGTAGAGAAAAAAGATTGGGAAGATGTAACATGCTCTGTATGCATGGAGTTTCCTCACAATGCTGTCCTTCTCCTCTGCTCTTCTCATGACAAGGGTTGCCGACCTTACATGTGTGGGACTAGCTGCCGATATTCTAACTGTCTTGACCAATACAAGAAAGCTTACACTAAAGTTATATCTAGTGGACGAAGTATTCATGGCTCAGTTGATAATCCTATTGTAATACAGGATTCTAGCCCGGGTATTGAGAACAGTGAAATCACAGAGCTGGCATGCCCCCTTTGCAGGGGCCAAGTGAAGGGATGGACTGTGGTTGAACCTGCACGAGAATATTTAAATGCCAAACAGAGAAGCTGTATGCAGGATGATTGCTCATTCCTCGGGAACTACAAGGAGCTGAGAAGGCATGTCAGAGCAGAGCACCCTTCTGCACGACCACGTGAAGTGGATCCTGCTCTGGAGCAGAAATGGAGAAGACTTGAGCGGGAGCGGGAACGGAATGATGTGATGAGCACCATAACATCAACCATGCCAGGGGCAATGTTTTTCGGGGACTATGTAATTGAAGGAAacaattatggatttgattcaGATGAAGAGGGTGGTGTAGATGCAGGGGCTGCAGAAAGGAACGAGGGTTATGAGATGGGTTTTGACAGTAATCTTGTGAATGTCTTTCTTTTACTGCACGCATTCGGGCCGTCAGGCGGAGATGAATTCAATAGAAGGATGCCTCAGCCTCGATTGCCCTTCCACGAGACAGCAAATGGTAATGCTGTTGGCATTCGGCATACGACCCCTGTAGGTGGCGCAGAATCCTCTGATCaagatgatgataatgatgacaGTAACGATGAAGGTGGTGGCGGTGGCGGCGGTGATATGTCGTTGGCCAACCGCCTTCGACGACAAGGTAGGGTGTTATTGGGACGCTCTGGTAGGAGACGTAGACGAAGATACATAAATGGTGGCCTAAGATGA